CTGCAGACAGTCATGAAAAATATGGACATAGTGATGAGCATCAAACCACTACCTCGTTGGATAGCAAGGCACAAGTTTCTGTCACAGAACACAATGACCAGTCTTCATGTAAGGAAacttggaaagattcaaagaagcccTCTAATGACATATGTAACACACATATGACAAATGATAGAGAGAAAACAAGTTATTATGGAACTTTGTCTATAGCTGTTAATGTCAGTGCCCAGGCTGATCTACTTACTGCAAACAGAACTCACAGATGTGGTATTTGTGGTAAATTGTTTGCTAGGTCTGGTGATTTCAACAGACATGTTTCCATTCATACTGGGAAAAGACttcacaaatgtgatatttgtgaGAAATGGTTTGCCCAGTCACGTTATCTAAAGGCTCACACATTAATTCACACTAGGAAGAAACCTTACATGtgcgagatttgtgggaaatcttttactatgATAGGTGACttcaagaaacacacattaattcacactggaaataaacctcacaaatgtgagcaTCAAACCACTACCTCGTTGGATAGCGAGGCAGAAGTTTCTGTCACAGAACACAATGACCAGTCTTCATGTAAGGAAacttggaaagattcaaagaagcccTCTAATGACATATGTAACACACATATGACAAATGATAGAGAGAAAACAAGTTATTATGGAACTTTGTCTATAGCTGTTAATGTCAGTGTCCAGGCTGATCTACTTACTGCAAACAGAACTCACAGATGTGGTATTTGTGGCAAATTGTTTGCTAGGTATGGTGATTTCAACAGACATGTTTCCATTCATACTGGGAAAAGACttcacaaatgtgatatttgtgaGAAATGGTTTGCCCAGTCACGTTATCTAAAGGCTCACACATTAATTCACACTAGGAAGAAACCTTACATGtgcgagatttgtgggaaatcttttattATGATAGGTGACttcaagaaacacacattaattcacactggaaataaacctcacaaatgtgagatttgtgggaaatcttttactaaGTTAGATAATCTCAAGCAACactcattaattcacactggaaagaaacctcacaaatgtgagatttgtgggaaatgttTTACTAGGTTAGGTGATCTCAACCAACactcattaattcacactggaaagaaacctcacaaatgtgagatttgtgggaaatattTTACTATATTAGGCAATCTTAACAAACatttattaattcacactggaaagaaacctaacaaatgtgagatttgtgggaaatcttttactatgTTAGGTGATCTCAAGAAacatgtattaattcacactggaaagaaacctcacaaatgtgagatctgTGGGGAATCTTTTGCTACATCAGGTGATCTCAAGACACATGCATTTCAACACACTGAAAGTGGACCTCACAAATGTGGTATCTGTGACAAAAGTTTCACTTACTTGAATACTCTCAAGACACATGCATTACTTCATGTCAGAAAGAAAATGTAAGTATGTGTTAGTTTATGCAAATAGGTTTTCGTGGTTGGTGCCCTCAAGGCCTATAAAATAATGCATGTACCAGGGGACAATAAATTGTACTTTCGGCGAAATAACTTTAAAATCTGgtagaattgtgaaaaaaaatCTTGTAATGATGTGTACTATAGAGTGCTAACAGATAATGTGACAAAAAATTCATATCTGTAGCTTCAGATGTCAAGAAATGGTATTACCAAATACTCAAGAAACATGAATCAAATGTGTTTTTGTCATTAGCACTGCTGCTTTTTCCTATTGATCTTGCGACAAGAAGATTGTGAATTGtgataaatccttacatttgtcagtaATCATAAGTATCTTGCAATATTCAGTATAAGGCCAAGGAAATGTGATGACTTGCTGCTTAATATTCCAAACAAAGTCATCATGTAGTACTTGTAACTGTATTTTAGAAACAGTGACAGTAAAAATATATTCATGACACTTGCTTCATTGAGGCTAGTAAACTCAATACTGGAGAAACAtgattataacaattattttacTCAGATATGGTCTGTTGGTACTAATCCTGCATTAGTAAACATAACAACAAATATAATAACCTGCTTAATAGCATATTTGGCCATCTTTGGAATACAGTACTTTGACAATTCTACATGATATGGACTTGACACATCATTTACATGTTTCTGGGTGTATGTTGCACCAGTTGTATTCCACACGTTTAGATTAGCTAAATGGTATGGTCAAGACATCAGT
This DNA window, taken from Schistocerca serialis cubense isolate TAMUIC-IGC-003099 chromosome 11, iqSchSeri2.2, whole genome shotgun sequence, encodes the following:
- the LOC126427348 gene encoding gastrula zinc finger protein XlCGF57.1-like isoform X5, whose product is MDQEPTKWIKKDETDEVQTELHFIGQDYPCSMNVKEELEEGVNKEFFEDPLKAGDPSVCVKQDPELKHHAAGSEHNSVEDPLGISLSTDFIKEDPELNITENTVETSIRCASDSARFTQTTGGRCSISCEEPCHHRLVQDELVIDMEKSTHGFSTNTEDLTIDKECSVATQYDCSTREKELHVYSCNFCQQSFSSKYRLIMHVFTHIGGTQPPSYVCKWCGEVFHSNVGLKKHMRMSENCRVLTADSHEKYGHSDEHQTTTSLDSKAQVSVTEHNDQSSCKETWKDSKKPSNDICNTHMTNDREKTSYYGTLSIAVNVSAQADLLTANRTHRCGICGKLFARYGDFNRHVSIHTGKRLHKCDICEKWFAQSRYLKAHTLIHTRKKPYMCEICGKSFIMIGDFKKHTLIHTGNKPHKCEICGKSFTKLDNLKQHSLIHTGKKPHKCEICGKCFTRLGDLNQHSLIHTGKKPHKCEICGKYFTILGNLNKHLLIHTGKKPNKCEICGKSFTMLGDLKKHVLIHTGKKPHKCEICGESFATSGDLKTHAFQHTESGPHKCGICDKSFTYLNTLKTHALLHVRKKM
- the LOC126427348 gene encoding zinc finger protein 665-like isoform X2, which codes for MDQEPTKWIKKDETDEVQTELHFIGQDYPCSMNVKEELEEGVNKEFFEDPLKAGDPSVCVKQDPELKHHAAGSEHNSVEDPLGISLSTDFIKEDPELNITENTVETSIRCASDSARFTQTTGGRCSISCEEPCHHRLVQDELVIDMEKSTHGFSTNTEDLTIDKECSVATQYDCSTREKELHVYSCNFCQQSFSSKYRLIMHVFTHIGGTQPPSYVCKWCGEVFHSNVGLKKHMRMSENCRVLTADSHEKYGHSDEHQTTTSLDSKAQVSVTEHNDQSSCKETWKDSKKPSNDICNTHMTNDREKTSYYGTLSIAVNVSAQADLLTANRTHRCGICGKLFARSGDFNRHVSIHTGKRLHKCDICEKWFAQSRYLKAHTLIHTRKKPYMCEICGKSFTMIGDFKKHTLIHTGNKPHKCEHQTTTSLDSEAEVSVTEHNDQSSCKETWKDSKKPSNDICNTHMTNDREKTSYYGTLSIAVNVSVQADLLTANRTHRCGICGKLFARYGDFNRHVSIHTGKRLHKCDICEKWFAQSRYLKAHTLIHTRKKPYMCEICGKSFTKLDNLKQHSLIHTGKKPHKCEICGKCFTRLGDLNQHSLIHTGKKPHKCEICGKYFTILGNLNKHLLIHTGKKPNKCEICGKSFTMLGDLKKHVLIHTGKKPHKCEICGESFATSGDLKTHAFQHTESGPHKCGICDKSFTYLNTLKTHALLHVRKKM
- the LOC126427348 gene encoding putative zinc finger protein 66 isoform X1, which produces MDQEPTKWIKKDETDEVQTELHFIGQDYPCSMNVKEELEEGVNKEFFEDPLKAGDPSVCVKQDPELKHHAAGSEHNSVEDPLGISLSTDFIKEDPELNITENTVETSIRCASDSARFTQTTGGRCSISCEEPCHHRLVQDELVIDMEKSTHGFSTNTEDLTIDKECSVATQYDCSTREKELHVYSCNFCQQSFSSKYRLIMHVFTHIGGTQPPSYVCKWCGEVFHSNVGLKKHMRMSENCRVLTADSHEKYGHSDEHQTTTSLDSKAQVSVTEHNDQSSCKETWKDSKKPSNDICNTHMTNDREKTSYYGTLSIAVNVSAQADLLTANRTHRCGICGKLFARSGDFNRHVSIHTGKRLHKCDICEKWFAQSRYLKAHTLIHTRKKPYMCEICGKSFTMIGDFKKHTLIHTGNKPHKCEHQTTTSLDSEAEVSVTEHNDQSSCKETWKDSKKPSNDICNTHMTNDREKTSYYGTLSIAVNVSVQADLLTANRTHRCGICGKLFARYGDFNRHVSIHTGKRLHKCDICEKWFAQSRYLKAHTLIHTRKKPYMCEICGKSFIMIGDFKKHTLIHTGNKPHKCEICGKSFTKLDNLKQHSLIHTGKKPHKCEICGKCFTRLGDLNQHSLIHTGKKPHKCEICGKYFTILGNLNKHLLIHTGKKPNKCEICGKSFTMLGDLKKHVLIHTGKKPHKCEICGESFATSGDLKTHAFQHTESGPHKCGICDKSFTYLNTLKTHALLHVRKKM
- the LOC126427348 gene encoding zinc finger protein 431-like isoform X4; amino-acid sequence: MDQEPTKWIKKDETDEVQTELHFIGQDYPCSMNVKEELEEGVNKEFFEDPLKAGDPSVCVKQDPELKHHAAGSEHNSVEDPLGISLSTDFIKEDPELNITENTVETSIRCASDSARFTQTTGGRCSISCEEPCHHRLVQDELVIDMEKSTHGFSTNTEDLTIDKECSVATQYDCSTREKELHVYSCNFCQQSFSSKYRLIMHVFTHIGGTQPPSYVCKWCGEVFHSNVGLKKHMRMSENCRVLTADSHEKYGHSDEHQTTTSLDSEAEVSVTEHNDQSSCKETWKDSKKPSNDICNTHMTNDREKTSYYGTLSIAVNVSVQADLLTANRTHRCGICGKLFARYGDFNRHVSIHTGKRLHKCDICEKWFAQSRYLKAHTLIHTRKKPYMCEICGKSFIMIGDFKKHTLIHTGNKPHKCEICGKSFTKLDNLKQHSLIHTGKKPHKCEICGKCFTRLGDLNQHSLIHTGKKPHKCEICGKYFTILGNLNKHLLIHTGKKPNKCEICGKSFTMLGDLKKHVLIHTGKKPHKCEICGESFATSGDLKTHAFQHTESGPHKCGICDKSFTYLNTLKTHALLHVRKKM
- the LOC126427348 gene encoding zinc finger protein 665-like isoform X3, whose amino-acid sequence is MEKSTHGFSTNTEDLTIDKECSVATQYDCSTREKELHVYSCNFCQQSFSSKYRLIMHVFTHIGGTQPPSYVCKWCGEVFHSNVGLKKHMRMSENCRVLTADSHEKYGHSDEHQTTTSLDSKAQVSVTEHNDQSSCKETWKDSKKPSNDICNTHMTNDREKTSYYGTLSIAVNVSAQADLLTANRTHRCGICGKLFARSGDFNRHVSIHTGKRLHKCDICEKWFAQSRYLKAHTLIHTRKKPYMCEICGKSFTMIGDFKKHTLIHTGNKPHKCEHQTTTSLDSEAEVSVTEHNDQSSCKETWKDSKKPSNDICNTHMTNDREKTSYYGTLSIAVNVSVQADLLTANRTHRCGICGKLFARYGDFNRHVSIHTGKRLHKCDICEKWFAQSRYLKAHTLIHTRKKPYMCEICGKSFIMIGDFKKHTLIHTGNKPHKCEICGKSFTKLDNLKQHSLIHTGKKPHKCEICGKCFTRLGDLNQHSLIHTGKKPHKCEICGKYFTILGNLNKHLLIHTGKKPNKCEICGKSFTMLGDLKKHVLIHTGKKPHKCEICGESFATSGDLKTHAFQHTESGPHKCGICDKSFTYLNTLKTHALLHVRKKM